From Tripterygium wilfordii isolate XIE 37 chromosome 13, ASM1340144v1, whole genome shotgun sequence, the proteins below share one genomic window:
- the LOC120012670 gene encoding LOW QUALITY PROTEIN: ethylene-responsive transcription factor ERF086-like (The sequence of the model RefSeq protein was modified relative to this genomic sequence to represent the inferred CDS: deleted 1 base in 1 codon) yields the protein MFTPKTTLEKPFNGSSEPAAAAVAASASSSSHEVQALLQRNTSQSGERRGRKKAAEPGRFLGVRRRPWGRYAAEIRDPTTKERHWLGTFDTAHEAALAYDRAALSMKGTQARTNFIYTTTHDHNNTSYDFHSLLSPFDLQALLPPSQPFNTTTCDPAKQISPIQETTPIQSNNSNSSTTWVETSSHDLIHHEESFFFSNGEDDHNSNSGYLGCIVPDNCLRPPSSGPSKPRSGSYDHSISAETSFVYSFTRYCYKFNNNGYCGDEQYYNSCDLYSAISNNQVMVEDGGSMDVMYPTTVVDNAGFGSSLPGFGDQGIDFGYSLF from the exons ATGTTTACACCCAAAACTACCTTGGAAAAACCCTTCAATGGAAGTAGTGAaccagctgctgctgctgttgctgctTCTGCTTCATCATCAAGTCATGAGGTTCAAGCTCTTCTTCAGCGTAATACATCGCAATCTGGTGAGCGAAGAGGGCGA AAAAAGGCCGCCGAACCGGGGAGATTTCTAGGCGTAAGGCGGCGGCCTTGGGGGAGGTATGCTGCTGAAATCAGAGACCCAACAACTAAGGAAAGGCATTGGCTTGGTACATTTGATACTGCTCATGAAGCAGCACTTGCTTATGATAGAGCTGCTCTTTCAATGAAAGGCACACAAGCAAGAACCAACTTCATATACACTACTACTCATGATCACAACAACACTAGCTATGATTTTCACTCTCTCTTGTCTCCTTTTGATCTCCAAGCTCTTCTGCCACCATCACAACCATTCAATACTACTACTTGTGATCCTGCTAAGCAAATCTCCCCCATTCAAGAAACTACTCCAATCCAATCAAACAATTCAAACTCTAGTACTACATGGGTTGAAACTTCTTCACATGATCTTATTCATCATGAAGAGAGTTTTTTCTTCTCCAATGGTGAAGATGATCATAATTCTAACTCAGGCTACTTGGGTTGCATTGTGCCTGATAATTGCTTGAGACCTCCTTCTAGCGGTCCTAGCAAGCCTAGAAGTGGTTCATATGATCATAGCATCTCTGCTGAGACTAGTTTTGTCTACTCCTTCACCAGATATTGTTACAAAT TCAACAATAATGGCTATTGTGGAGATGAGCAGTACTACAACTCTTGTGATTTATATTCTGCCATATCCAACAACCAAGTGATGGTAGAAGATGGTGGTAGCATGGATGTTATGTATCCGACGACGGTCGTCGACAATGCTGGTTTTGGGTCATCTCTTCCTGGTTTTGGTGATCAAGGAATTGATTTTGGCTACTCACTCTTTTGA